One window from the genome of Acuticoccus sp. I52.16.1 encodes:
- a CDS encoding NAD(P)-dependent oxidoreductase, with translation MALPRLGIIGIGRMGAPMSRRLMEAGYSLTVTDRNADAVAKLVAAGAASAPTPAAVTEAADVVLLSLPTPDIVDAVAFGADGIGTVAGAGKTVVDLSTTGPEGAKALAAGLSAEGFTVVDCPVSGGVGGAEKGTLALMASGDAAAYEALMPMFEVLGKPFLVGPDPGMGQMTKVMNNLLSVAALAVTSEALVLGQKAGLDPKVLVDVINVSSGQSNASMTKIPKFVLTRSFDFGFAIGLSNKDIRLCLESANALGVPMVVGSSVLELLKIANAKLGGDADLTQIIQPIEEWAGVTVGGED, from the coding sequence ATGGCACTTCCCCGCCTCGGGATCATCGGCATTGGGCGCATGGGCGCGCCCATGTCCCGCCGCCTCATGGAGGCGGGCTACTCGCTCACCGTCACCGACCGCAACGCGGACGCGGTCGCCAAGCTCGTCGCCGCCGGGGCCGCCAGCGCGCCGACCCCCGCCGCCGTCACCGAGGCGGCCGACGTCGTCCTCCTCTCGCTGCCGACGCCCGACATCGTCGACGCGGTCGCGTTCGGCGCGGACGGGATCGGCACCGTCGCCGGCGCCGGCAAGACGGTGGTCGACCTCTCCACCACCGGCCCGGAGGGCGCCAAGGCGCTCGCCGCCGGCCTCTCGGCCGAGGGCTTCACCGTGGTCGACTGTCCGGTTTCCGGCGGCGTCGGCGGGGCCGAGAAAGGAACGCTCGCGCTGATGGCCTCGGGCGACGCGGCCGCCTACGAGGCGCTGATGCCGATGTTCGAGGTGCTGGGCAAACCCTTCCTCGTCGGTCCCGACCCCGGCATGGGTCAGATGACGAAGGTCATGAACAATCTCCTCTCCGTGGCGGCGCTGGCGGTCACGTCCGAGGCGCTGGTGCTGGGGCAGAAGGCGGGGCTCGACCCCAAGGTTCTGGTCGACGTCATCAACGTGTCGAGCGGGCAGAGCAACGCCTCGATGACCAAGATCCCGAAGTTCGTGCTGACGCGCTCGTTCGACTTCGGCTTCGCCATCGGCCTCTCCAACAAGGACATCCGCCTGTGCCTGGAGTCGGCCAACGCGCTGGGCGTGCCGATGGTGGTGGGAAGCTCGGTGCTGGAGCTCCTGAAGATCGCCAACGCCAAGCTCGGCGGCGACGCGGACCTGACGCAGATCATCCAGCCCATCGAGGAATGGGCCGGCGTCACGGTCGGCGGCGAAGACTGA
- a CDS encoding SDR family oxidoreductase: protein MTDLKGRTALVTGSVGGLGYALAEALAGAGANVVLNGLADPAEGAAVAEKLAAERGVAAAFDPTDLRDVGAIERMVAGTVERFGSLDVLVNNAVVRHFAPIEAFTAEAWDRSVSVNLSAAFHAVRCALPHMKRAGWGRIVNLSSYYGFRGAQNRVDYVTTKTALIGLTRAIAIECARDGVTANAIMPGSVPTEPILTRIEGIAEERGEPFEDVARAYAEERSPVGRFIAMENIGALLVFLCGPAAADITGTVMPIDGGWLAA, encoded by the coding sequence GTGACCGATCTCAAAGGAAGAACCGCGCTGGTGACGGGCTCGGTCGGCGGCCTGGGCTACGCGCTCGCCGAGGCGTTGGCGGGGGCGGGGGCGAACGTCGTCCTCAATGGGCTCGCCGATCCGGCCGAGGGTGCGGCGGTCGCCGAGAAGCTCGCCGCCGAAAGGGGAGTGGCGGCCGCCTTCGACCCTACGGACCTGCGCGACGTCGGCGCCATCGAGCGGATGGTGGCCGGCACCGTGGAGCGCTTCGGCTCGCTCGACGTCCTCGTCAACAACGCGGTCGTGCGCCATTTCGCGCCGATCGAGGCGTTCACCGCCGAGGCGTGGGATAGGTCCGTCTCGGTCAACCTCTCGGCCGCCTTCCACGCCGTGCGCTGCGCGCTGCCGCACATGAAGCGGGCCGGGTGGGGGCGCATCGTCAATCTGTCATCCTACTACGGCTTCCGCGGCGCGCAGAACCGGGTGGACTACGTGACGACCAAGACCGCGTTGATCGGCCTGACGCGGGCGATCGCCATCGAGTGCGCGCGCGACGGGGTGACCGCCAACGCGATCATGCCCGGATCGGTGCCGACCGAGCCGATCCTGACGCGCATCGAGGGCATCGCCGAAGAGCGCGGCGAACCGTTCGAGGACGTCGCCCGCGCCTACGCCGAGGAGCGCAGCCCCGTCGGCCGGTTCATCGCCATGGAGAACATCGGCGCGCTGCTGGTCTTCCTGTGTGGCCCGGCGGCGGCGGACATCACCGGCACCGTGATGCCGATCGACGGCGGCTGGCTCGCCGCCTGA
- a CDS encoding MmgE/PrpD family protein — MSDHPETELARFAAELTIDAIPEAVRHEARRSLVNVFATMLAGCREGAIDITLGVMRETAGAPTAGIVGRPERTDAATAAFINAMAANIFDFDDTHEATIIHPAAIPAAGLFAEAETRGHSGARLLTAFVAGGEVECRLGNAVSPSHYARGWHITSTCGVFGAAAGVGSLLGLSPERMRHAFSAAAVQSSGLVEMLGTMAKSIGVGGAARGGMMAARLAGQGLTGPRHPLTGPRGYLGVVADPPHPEALTDGLGSRWEIARNAFKPYPTGVVLNPVLDAILALGAEGLRLDEIAAITLTGHPLLRERTDRADVATGREGQVSAHHAIAIALLEGRAGLGEFTDAAAARTLAAGRPPISFHDDPAREIASAGIVVRLADGTELRREVTAARGSAVNPLSDAALEDKLADCARYGGYRGDVRALADALWTIDEAPDVGAIMRLATAAA, encoded by the coding sequence ATGTCCGACCACCCCGAGACCGAGCTCGCCCGGTTCGCCGCCGAGCTGACCATCGATGCCATCCCCGAGGCGGTGCGCCACGAGGCGCGGCGTTCCCTCGTCAACGTCTTCGCCACGATGCTGGCCGGTTGCCGCGAGGGGGCGATCGACATCACCCTCGGCGTGATGCGGGAGACTGCCGGCGCGCCCACCGCCGGCATCGTCGGCCGGCCGGAGCGGACCGACGCGGCGACCGCGGCGTTCATCAACGCGATGGCCGCCAACATCTTCGACTTCGACGACACGCACGAGGCGACGATCATCCACCCCGCCGCGATCCCCGCCGCCGGCCTCTTCGCCGAAGCCGAGACGCGCGGCCACTCCGGCGCGCGGCTGCTAACGGCCTTCGTCGCGGGCGGGGAGGTGGAGTGCCGGCTCGGCAACGCGGTGTCGCCGAGCCACTATGCGCGGGGGTGGCACATCACCTCCACCTGCGGCGTCTTCGGCGCGGCGGCGGGCGTCGGCTCGCTGCTGGGCCTCTCGCCCGAGCGCATGCGCCACGCCTTCAGCGCCGCCGCGGTGCAGTCGTCGGGGCTCGTCGAGATGCTGGGGACGATGGCCAAGAGCATCGGCGTCGGCGGTGCGGCACGGGGCGGGATGATGGCGGCGCGGCTGGCGGGGCAGGGGCTGACCGGCCCGCGCCACCCGCTCACCGGCCCGCGCGGCTATCTCGGCGTCGTCGCCGACCCGCCGCACCCCGAGGCGCTGACCGACGGGCTCGGCAGCCGTTGGGAGATCGCCCGCAACGCCTTCAAGCCCTATCCGACTGGCGTGGTGCTGAACCCGGTGCTCGACGCCATCCTCGCCCTCGGCGCCGAGGGGTTGCGGCTCGACGAGATCGCGGCGATCACCCTCACCGGGCACCCGCTGCTGCGCGAGCGGACCGACCGGGCGGACGTCGCCACCGGACGCGAGGGCCAGGTCTCGGCCCACCACGCCATCGCCATCGCGCTGCTCGAAGGCCGCGCCGGGTTGGGCGAGTTCACCGACGCGGCGGCGGCGCGCACCCTCGCCGCCGGCCGCCCGCCGATATCCTTCCATGACGATCCGGCGCGCGAGATCGCTTCGGCGGGCATCGTGGTTCGCCTCGCGGACGGTACCGAGCTGCGGCGCGAAGTGACGGCGGCGCGCGGCTCGGCCGTCAACCCGCTCAGCGACGCGGCGCTGGAGGACAAGCTCGCCGATTGCGCCCGCTACGGCGGCTATCGCGGCGACGTGCGAGCGCTCGCCGATGCGCTCTGGACGATCGACGAGGCGCCGGACGTCGGCGCGATCATGCGCCTCGCCACGGCGGCGGCGTGA
- a CDS encoding MmgE/PrpD family protein, protein MSVTRELARYVVESRAEDIPADVRREARRAVVNIVGCMLGGAPEAGTGIAAGVFAPLSGPGTAGIVGRRERMDIARAALINGITSHYHDFDDTLPKNYIHASPPVAAALLAYASALPVSGADVLHAFILGFEVTSRIGNATYPAHYDAGWHSTGTCGVFGAAAAIGKLAGLSVDEMVGAFGLAATQASGIREMFGSMAKPFHAGHAARNGYESALLAKAGFTSGPRALEGPRGFAHVLAAARDLSKVTDRLGAAYDLRHNTYKPFPCGIVNHPAIDAAIQLHDEHAIDHAAIRAVRLEVAPLVIDLCGKTAISTGLEGKFSVVHGAAVGLVRGRAGLAEYTDDAVADPAVKRVRELAVRESDPAIGEDGVHLVVELADGTRLEKRLEHSLGNLERPLSDAQLSAKFTDQALRVLSTDAAERALAMAWTVDDLPNVADLVAATVPA, encoded by the coding sequence GTGAGCGTGACACGAGAGCTTGCCCGCTACGTCGTCGAGAGCCGGGCGGAGGACATCCCCGCCGACGTCCGGCGCGAGGCGCGCCGGGCGGTGGTCAACATCGTCGGCTGTATGCTGGGCGGGGCGCCGGAGGCGGGCACCGGCATCGCCGCGGGCGTGTTCGCGCCGCTGTCGGGCCCGGGGACGGCCGGGATCGTCGGCCGCCGCGAGCGGATGGACATTGCGCGGGCCGCCCTCATCAACGGCATCACCAGCCACTATCACGACTTCGACGACACGCTGCCGAAGAACTACATCCACGCCAGCCCGCCCGTCGCGGCGGCGCTGCTCGCCTATGCCAGCGCGCTCCCGGTGAGCGGGGCGGACGTCCTGCACGCCTTCATCCTGGGCTTCGAGGTCACCTCTCGCATCGGCAACGCGACCTATCCGGCGCACTACGACGCCGGCTGGCACAGCACCGGGACGTGCGGCGTGTTCGGCGCGGCGGCCGCCATCGGCAAGCTCGCCGGCCTCTCGGTGGACGAGATGGTCGGCGCGTTCGGCCTCGCAGCGACCCAGGCTTCCGGCATCCGCGAGATGTTCGGCTCCATGGCGAAGCCCTTCCACGCCGGGCACGCCGCCCGGAACGGCTACGAATCGGCCCTCCTGGCGAAGGCCGGGTTCACCAGCGGCCCGCGCGCGCTGGAAGGGCCGCGCGGCTTCGCCCACGTTCTCGCCGCCGCACGCGACCTCTCCAAGGTCACCGACCGGCTCGGCGCGGCGTACGATCTGCGCCACAACACCTACAAGCCGTTTCCGTGCGGGATCGTGAACCATCCCGCCATCGACGCCGCGATCCAGCTGCACGACGAGCACGCGATCGACCACGCCGCGATCCGCGCGGTGCGCCTCGAGGTCGCCCCGCTGGTGATCGACCTGTGCGGAAAGACGGCGATCTCGACCGGGTTGGAGGGCAAGTTCTCGGTCGTCCACGGCGCCGCCGTCGGTTTGGTCCGCGGCCGCGCCGGGCTCGCGGAATACACCGACGACGCGGTCGCCGACCCGGCCGTGAAGCGCGTGCGTGAGCTGGCGGTGCGCGAGAGCGACCCGGCGATCGGCGAGGACGGCGTCCACCTCGTGGTGGAACTGGCCGACGGGACGCGTCTGGAGAAGCGCCTCGAGCATTCGCTGGGCAACCTGGAGCGGCCGCTCAGCGACGCCCAGCTCTCCGCCAAGTTCACCGACCAGGCGCTGCGGGTCCTCTCAACCGACGCCGCCGAGCGGGCGCTCGCCATGGCCTGGACGGTGGACGACCTGCCAAACGTCGCCGACCTTGTCGCCGCGACGGTCCCCGCCTGA
- a CDS encoding carboxymuconolactone decarboxylase family protein has protein sequence MDQTMFERGLAKRKGTLGAEYVEKNLAAADEFSRPFQEAMTAWCWGFGWGDETIEPKTRSMMNLAMLGALGRWHEWETHCKGALSNGVTKEEIRAIIHVIAIYGGVPCGVECFRIARRVLEAAGEL, from the coding sequence ATGGACCAGACAATGTTCGAGAGGGGCCTGGCGAAACGCAAGGGCACACTCGGCGCGGAATACGTCGAGAAGAACCTGGCGGCGGCTGACGAATTCAGCCGGCCTTTCCAGGAGGCGATGACGGCGTGGTGCTGGGGCTTCGGCTGGGGCGACGAGACGATCGAGCCTAAGACGCGCAGCATGATGAACCTTGCGATGCTCGGCGCCCTCGGCCGCTGGCACGAGTGGGAGACCCACTGCAAGGGCGCCCTCTCCAACGGCGTCACGAAAGAGGAGATCCGCGCGATCATCCACGTCATCGCCATCTACGGCGGCGTGCCGTGCGGGGTGGAATGCTTCCGCATCGCCCGCCGCGTGCTGGAGGCCGCGGGCGAACTCTGA
- a CDS encoding ABC transporter substrate-binding protein, with amino-acid sequence MMQRAGAGLALGLLAAAPGAMAQDAAPVQIGLIAPVSGIYARPGQVMQMGAELGVQDVNAAGGVECLDGAPLELVLIDSGDSVEKAANAAQRMVADYPDLVGATGSYLSSFTLAVTEVTERAKLPILTLSYSDLITERGFENVFQTSATAGAQASIALPIIMDLAEAETGTRPKTVAIITDNTAASLSSVERMKGGLLDDLGLEVVMEETFTPPLADASSLVQRVRTSRPDLLFFLPTVISDANLILQKMQEFRVKVPTISFGIAIAEPEVLNVMDASLLEGVMSAVANWGAKGQEELIARLEDTYGEPWMTQNAISTYGDMWIFKAALEEACSRDREALGEALRNLDGGPSRYYPGGTLSFDEKGRREGASLTIIQWQDGVPVTIFPDDLAVAQPHWPSN; translated from the coding sequence ATGATGCAACGAGCCGGTGCGGGTCTCGCACTGGGGCTGCTGGCCGCCGCGCCGGGGGCGATGGCGCAGGACGCGGCGCCGGTGCAGATCGGGCTGATCGCGCCCGTCTCCGGCATCTACGCCCGTCCGGGGCAGGTGATGCAGATGGGGGCCGAATTGGGCGTCCAGGACGTCAATGCCGCCGGCGGCGTCGAGTGCCTGGACGGCGCGCCGCTGGAGCTGGTGCTGATCGACAGCGGCGATTCGGTCGAGAAGGCGGCCAACGCCGCGCAGCGCATGGTGGCGGACTATCCGGACCTCGTCGGCGCGACGGGCTCCTATCTCAGCTCCTTCACGCTCGCCGTGACCGAGGTGACGGAGCGCGCCAAGCTCCCCATCCTGACGCTCTCTTATTCCGACCTCATCACCGAGCGCGGGTTCGAGAACGTGTTCCAGACCTCGGCGACGGCGGGGGCGCAGGCCTCCATCGCGCTGCCGATCATCATGGATCTGGCCGAGGCGGAGACCGGCACGCGGCCCAAGACGGTGGCGATCATCACCGACAATACCGCCGCCTCGCTCTCCTCCGTGGAGCGCATGAAGGGCGGCCTGCTGGACGATCTCGGCCTCGAAGTCGTCATGGAGGAGACGTTCACGCCGCCGCTGGCCGACGCCTCGTCGCTGGTGCAGCGGGTGCGGACCAGCCGGCCGGACCTCCTGTTCTTCCTGCCGACCGTCATCTCCGACGCCAACCTGATCCTGCAGAAGATGCAGGAGTTCCGCGTCAAGGTGCCGACCATCTCGTTCGGCATCGCGATTGCAGAGCCCGAGGTGCTGAACGTCATGGACGCCTCGCTGCTGGAGGGGGTGATGTCGGCGGTCGCCAACTGGGGCGCCAAGGGGCAGGAGGAGCTGATCGCACGGCTCGAGGACACGTATGGCGAGCCGTGGATGACGCAGAACGCGATCTCCACCTACGGTGACATGTGGATCTTCAAGGCCGCGCTGGAGGAGGCGTGCAGCCGCGACCGCGAGGCGCTCGGCGAGGCGCTGCGCAACCTCGACGGCGGGCCCTCGCGATATTATCCCGGTGGCACCCTCAGCTTCGACGAGAAGGGCCGTCGCGAGGGGGCGAGCCTGACGATCATCCAGTGGCAGGACGGCGTTCCGGTGACGATCTTCCCCGATGATCTGGCGGTCGCGCAGCCGCATTGGCCGAGCAACTGA
- a CDS encoding ABC transporter ATP-binding protein yields the protein MLEIENLRSGYTQVDVLTDVSITVRAGEFVSIVGPNGAGKTTLFKTLSGVLTPRGGAIRFEGRDLLTVAPHDRPHLGIAHVPEGRQVFASLTVLENLEMGAYTEAGHKAWKETIERIFTWLPILKDRSGQLAGTLSGGEQQMLAIGRGLASAPKLLMLDEPSMGLAPTIADFVFDKLMEIRRDTGLTILLVEQRVAEALQLADHGYVLETGKVVLEGTHETLQADDRIRQAYLGM from the coding sequence ATGCTTGAGATCGAGAACCTGCGCTCCGGCTACACTCAGGTCGACGTCCTGACCGACGTGTCGATTACCGTGCGCGCCGGCGAGTTCGTCTCCATCGTCGGCCCCAACGGGGCGGGTAAGACGACGCTGTTCAAGACGCTCTCGGGGGTGCTCACCCCGCGCGGCGGCGCCATCCGCTTCGAGGGGCGCGACCTCCTCACCGTCGCCCCCCACGACCGCCCGCACCTCGGCATCGCGCACGTTCCGGAGGGGCGACAGGTGTTCGCGTCCCTGACCGTGCTCGAAAACCTCGAGATGGGTGCCTACACCGAGGCCGGCCACAAGGCGTGGAAGGAGACGATCGAGCGCATCTTCACATGGCTGCCGATCCTGAAGGATCGGTCCGGCCAGCTCGCCGGCACCCTGTCGGGCGGCGAGCAGCAGATGCTGGCGATCGGGCGGGGCCTCGCCTCCGCGCCCAAGCTTCTCATGCTCGACGAACCGTCGATGGGCCTCGCCCCGACGATCGCCGATTTCGTCTTCGACAAGCTGATGGAGATCCGCCGCGACACCGGCCTCACCATCCTGCTCGTCGAGCAACGGGTCGCCGAGGCGCTGCAGCTCGCCGACCACGGCTACGTGCTGGAGACCGGCAAGGTCGTGCTGGAGGGCACGCACGAGACGCTGCAGGCCGACGACCGAATACGCCAGGCATATCTGGGCATGTAA
- a CDS encoding ATP-binding cassette domain-containing protein — protein sequence MGFWRSLLPFFVFAAVYLAISLVVTNSYYQLIITLVLVWASFGLSWNMLSGYTGLVSFGHAAFFGLGSFATVLAQRELGLSPWIMLPVSALIGAAAGVLIGLPTFRLRGHYFALSMLAYPLAMLYVFQWLGYPELTVPRVLDRPALYMQFSDGRVYTALALALLAIVVIVSRCVERTRFGMSLQAIKQNEAAADAAGVNVLAWKLRAIAVSGAIAGAVGSFYAVVILVITPNSAFGMLVSAQALTVAMFGGVGTVWGPIIGAAFLIPIAETLHAELGSVLPGIQGVVYGVAIIVLIIVAPEGVFWKARDLFGGRRRRVEAPSAPPAPAPEVARVPPARSGHMVSEEVVLEVRNISKSFGGLKAVEDVSFTVRKGEILGIIGPNGAGKTTLFNLLNGFQKPTRGEVLFHGRDVTGVAPHTACEAGIGRTFQIMRPFKRWTVAQNVKVGAYVRAAGEEDAERIAREAVARVGLTPIAGRLASALTTKELRLMELARAVAGQPELVLLDETLAGLGADEAKEVVDVIRDLAAGGLTVVIIEHTMQAMVQLVDRFLVLDHGELLTEGLPAEITKDPRVIEAYLGAKWAAHA from the coding sequence ATGGGGTTCTGGCGCTCTCTCCTGCCGTTCTTCGTCTTCGCGGCGGTCTATCTGGCGATCTCGCTGGTCGTCACCAACTCCTATTACCAGCTCATCATCACGCTGGTCCTGGTGTGGGCGAGCTTCGGTCTCTCGTGGAACATGCTGTCGGGCTACACCGGGCTCGTCTCCTTCGGTCATGCGGCGTTCTTCGGCCTCGGCTCGTTCGCGACCGTGCTGGCACAGCGTGAACTCGGCCTCTCGCCGTGGATCATGCTGCCGGTGTCGGCGCTGATCGGCGCGGCGGCGGGCGTCCTCATCGGGCTGCCGACCTTCCGCCTGCGCGGCCACTACTTCGCGCTTTCCATGCTCGCCTACCCGCTGGCGATGCTCTACGTCTTCCAGTGGCTCGGCTACCCGGAGCTGACGGTTCCGCGGGTGCTCGACCGTCCCGCCCTCTACATGCAGTTCTCCGACGGGCGGGTGTACACCGCGCTGGCGCTGGCGCTCCTCGCCATCGTGGTGATCGTCAGCCGCTGTGTGGAGCGCACGCGCTTCGGCATGTCGTTGCAGGCGATCAAGCAGAACGAGGCGGCGGCGGACGCGGCCGGCGTCAACGTGCTGGCGTGGAAGCTGCGCGCCATCGCCGTCTCCGGCGCGATCGCGGGTGCGGTCGGCTCGTTCTACGCGGTGGTCATCCTCGTCATCACGCCTAACTCGGCGTTCGGCATGCTCGTCTCTGCGCAGGCGCTCACCGTGGCGATGTTCGGCGGGGTGGGGACCGTGTGGGGGCCGATCATCGGCGCCGCCTTCCTCATCCCCATCGCCGAGACGCTGCATGCGGAGCTGGGCTCGGTGCTGCCGGGGATCCAGGGCGTGGTCTACGGCGTGGCGATCATCGTCCTCATCATCGTGGCGCCCGAGGGGGTGTTCTGGAAGGCGCGGGACCTTTTCGGCGGGCGCCGGCGGCGCGTGGAGGCGCCGTCCGCACCGCCCGCGCCCGCGCCCGAGGTCGCGCGCGTTCCGCCCGCGCGCAGCGGACACATGGTGTCCGAGGAGGTGGTGCTCGAGGTTCGCAACATCTCCAAGAGCTTCGGCGGGCTGAAGGCGGTGGAGGACGTCTCGTTCACCGTGCGCAAGGGCGAGATCCTCGGCATCATCGGCCCCAACGGCGCCGGAAAGACGACGCTCTTCAACCTTCTCAACGGCTTCCAGAAGCCGACGCGCGGCGAAGTCCTGTTCCATGGCCGGGACGTGACCGGCGTGGCGCCGCACACCGCCTGCGAGGCCGGCATCGGGCGCACCTTCCAGATCATGCGCCCGTTCAAACGCTGGACGGTGGCGCAGAACGTGAAGGTCGGCGCCTACGTGCGCGCCGCCGGTGAGGAGGATGCCGAGCGCATCGCCCGTGAGGCGGTGGCACGAGTGGGCCTCACCCCCATCGCCGGCCGTCTCGCCTCGGCGCTCACCACCAAGGAGCTGCGGCTGATGGAGCTGGCCCGCGCCGTCGCCGGGCAGCCGGAGCTGGTGCTCCTCGACGAGACGCTGGCGGGCCTCGGCGCGGACGAGGCCAAGGAGGTCGTCGACGTCATCCGCGATCTCGCCGCCGGCGGCCTCACGGTGGTGATCATCGAGCACACGATGCAGGCGATGGTGCAGCTCGTCGACCGCTTCCTGGTCCTCGACCATGGCGAGCTGCTGACCGAGGGCCTCCCGGCCGAGATCACCAAGGACCCTCGCGTCATCGAAGCCTATCTCGGAGCCAAGTGGGCCGCCCATGCTTGA
- a CDS encoding branched-chain amino acid ABC transporter permease: MTDTQILIESVLQALVAGLLIGAIYGLMCVGLALIFGIMRVINFAQGDFMMLGMYAAFFIFGSFGVQSLFGGIVGPYVAVALAGPLLFCFGWAVHKVLIRQVTGIRTSDMEAEGHYAQLILTLGIALVLQNGAMILFGAQLMSLRTPLASEAFMVAPLWADPVAIFLNKARVVSAVVSVGVIVALWLAITRTRLGKSLRAAADNPEASTYMGINVDRSHRIAFALGTAITAVAGGLLATNYPFHPFVGLEYVIVMYAGVVLGGIGSVIGAFWGGMTIGLVQQLSVLVLPTQLQNATIFVFFLLIVILRPQGFFGRVWERT, translated from the coding sequence ATGACCGACACGCAAATCCTGATCGAGAGTGTGCTGCAGGCCTTGGTCGCCGGGCTTCTCATCGGCGCCATCTACGGGCTGATGTGCGTCGGCCTGGCGCTGATCTTCGGCATCATGCGCGTCATCAACTTCGCTCAGGGCGATTTCATGATGCTGGGCATGTACGCCGCCTTCTTCATATTCGGCAGCTTCGGCGTGCAGAGCCTCTTCGGCGGCATCGTCGGCCCCTATGTGGCGGTCGCGCTCGCCGGGCCGCTGCTCTTCTGCTTCGGCTGGGCGGTGCACAAGGTGCTGATCCGCCAGGTGACCGGCATCCGCACCTCCGACATGGAGGCCGAGGGCCATTACGCGCAGCTCATCCTGACGCTCGGCATCGCCCTCGTCCTGCAGAACGGCGCGATGATCCTCTTCGGCGCGCAGCTGATGTCGCTGCGCACGCCGCTCGCCAGCGAAGCGTTCATGGTGGCGCCGCTCTGGGCGGACCCCGTGGCGATCTTCCTCAACAAGGCGCGGGTCGTCTCGGCGGTGGTCTCGGTCGGCGTCATCGTCGCGCTGTGGCTGGCGATCACGCGCACGCGGCTCGGCAAATCGCTGCGCGCGGCGGCCGACAATCCGGAAGCCTCCACCTACATGGGCATCAACGTCGACCGCTCGCACCGCATCGCCTTCGCGCTCGGGACCGCGATCACCGCGGTCGCCGGCGGGCTCCTCGCCACCAACTACCCGTTCCATCCGTTCGTCGGGCTCGAATACGTCATCGTCATGTATGCCGGCGTGGTGCTGGGCGGCATCGGCAGCGTCATCGGCGCCTTCTGGGGCGGGATGACCATCGGCCTGGTGCAGCAGCTCTCGGTGCTCGTCCTGCCGACACAGCTGCAGAACGCGACGATCTTCGTCTTCTTCCTGCTGATCGTGATCCTGCGGCCGCAGGGCTTCTTCGGCCGGGTGTGGGAGCGCACGTGA
- a CDS encoding SDR family NAD(P)-dependent oxidoreductase: protein MARLEGKVAFVTGAAGGIGREIALAMAREGATVAMSDINADLLEQSVAEAGLDTVRAVPLDVADRAAVMTAIDAHAERCGGLDILVNNAVRFHYAPMVDFPPDIAAHMLDVGIKGVYWCLQAATPHLVARGGGAIINLSSIAVSMAIKNGGVYSSIKGAIDALTRQQADELGPHDIRVNALAPGPVPTPGASAVIDEAGWAARAQKSMLGRLPTAGEIGEAAVFLASDAARSITGVTLKVDAGVTIKAA from the coding sequence ATGGCCCGGCTCGAGGGAAAGGTGGCGTTCGTCACCGGCGCCGCCGGCGGCATCGGGCGGGAGATCGCGCTCGCGATGGCCCGTGAGGGCGCCACCGTCGCCATGTCCGACATCAACGCCGACCTGTTGGAACAGAGCGTCGCCGAGGCGGGGCTGGACACCGTCCGCGCGGTTCCGCTGGACGTTGCCGACCGCGCCGCCGTCATGACTGCGATCGACGCGCACGCCGAACGGTGCGGGGGGCTCGACATCCTCGTCAACAACGCCGTGCGCTTCCACTACGCGCCCATGGTCGACTTCCCGCCCGATATCGCCGCCCACATGCTCGATGTCGGGATCAAGGGCGTTTACTGGTGCTTGCAGGCGGCGACGCCGCATCTCGTCGCGCGCGGCGGCGGGGCGATCATCAACCTGTCGTCCATCGCGGTGTCGATGGCGATCAAGAACGGCGGCGTCTACAGCTCCATCAAGGGCGCCATCGACGCTCTCACGCGCCAGCAGGCGGACGAGCTGGGCCCCCACGACATCCGCGTCAACGCACTGGCGCCCGGCCCGGTGCCGACCCCCGGCGCCAGCGCGGTGATCGACGAAGCCGGCTGGGCCGCGCGGGCGCAGAAGTCGATGCTCGGGCGCCTGCCCACCGCGGGCGAGATCGGCGAGGCGGCGGTCTTCCTCGCCTCGGACGCCGCCCGCAGCATCACCGGCGTCACGCTGAAGGTCGACGCGGGCGTCACCATCAAGGCTGCCTGA